One genomic region from Anticarsia gemmatalis isolate Benzon Research Colony breed Stoneville strain chromosome 7, ilAntGemm2 primary, whole genome shotgun sequence encodes:
- the LOC142974234 gene encoding uncharacterized protein LOC142974234 isoform X2 produces MKNVRDLTKKKDKPAKDVTPKVSLKVNKVKSKKPPPTKLKSSPKVNKFNNKPSVVKTNSPRVNNVKEKRNIPTVNGNNKPMQRNQEKKPKKAKKRKHNQEETQDLDQNPDTQNFDELLLNAKKKKFNEVIENEDQEDLLFSDSSQKKKKKKKVINNTNVNNNEVKREVMSKKMKLKAMLDSNRSKINVGNKSNALRERMLERLKAAQFRYLNEKLYTSSGCEAQQLFQNDPAAFQTYHQGYQLQVKKWPVNPLDVIVKKIMKMPKTHLIADMGCGEAALSRRIPHSVRSFDLVSSAPGVEACDMARTPLLTASVDVAVYCLALMGTDLTQYLVEANRVLKLGGHLLIAEVESRFDNVENFTKEVSRLGFKLKQLDKSNKVFFFMEFTKTGAPPVKKGKLPAFTLKPCLYKKR; encoded by the exons atgaaaaatgtcAGAGATCTCACTAAG aAAAAAGATAAGCCAGCAAAAGATGTGACTCCAAAAGTATCACTAAAAGTTAACAAAGTAAAATCAAAGAAACCACCTCCAACCAAGTTAAAATCGTCGCCTAAAGTgaataaattcaataacaagCCATCAGTAGTCAAAACAAACTCACCAAGagttaataatgttaaagaaaaGAGAAACATTCCCACGGTAAATGGAAACAACAAACCAATGCAAAGGAATCAAGAGAAAAAGCCAAAGAAGGCGAAAAAACGAAAACACAATCAAGAAGAGACACAAGATCTTGATCAGAATCCTGATACACAGAACTTTGACGAGTTATTATTAAATGCTAAGAAAAAGAAGTTTAATGAAGTCATAGAGAATGAAGATCAAGAGGATTTGTTGTTCTCTGACAGTTCtcagaagaaaaagaagaagaagaaagtaattaataatacaaatgtaaacaataatgAGGTTAAACGGGAGGTGATGTCTAAGAAGATGAAATTGAAGGCAATGTTGGACAGTAATAggagtaaaataaatgtaggcaATAAGAGTAACGCACTTAGAGAAAGGATGTTGGAAAGGCTAAAAG CTGCCCAATTCAGGTACTTAAATGAGAAGCTGTACACATCATCAGGGTGTGAAGCCCAGCAGCTGTTCCAGAATGACCCGGCCGCATTCCAGACATACCATCAAGGATACCAGCTGCAAGTCAAGAAGTGGCCAGTCAACCCACTTGATGTTATTGTTAAGAAGATTATGAAAAT GCCCAAAACCCATCTAATAGCAGACATGGGTTGTGGAGAAGCGGCTCTATCCCGGCGCATCCCGCACTCGGTCCGTTCGTTCGACCTGGTGTCGTCGGCGCCCGGCGTGGAGGCGTGCGACATGGCGCGGACGCCGCTACTCACCGCGTCTGTGGACGTCGCCGTGTACTGCCTCGCGCTCATGGGCACCGACCTCACGCAGTATTTGGTTGAAGCTAATAGGGTGCTGAAGTTGGG TGGCCACCTCCTCATAGCCGAAGTGGAGAGTCGTTTCGACAACGTAGAGAACTTCACCAAGGAAGTATCCCGTCTCGGCTTCAAGCTCAAACAGCTGGATAAAAGTAACAAAGTGTTTTTCTTTATGGAGTTTACTAAGACAGGAGCCCCGCCTGTTAAGAAGGGCAAGCTGCCCGCGTTTACACTCAAACCTTGCTTGTATAAGAAACGGTGA
- the LOC142974236 gene encoding trypsin-like, producing the protein MFRRSVFLFLCLLTVVDVQEVIEADAEATDNVQNTDGQELDVELEAACPELSGQIIGGRATSVNRHPYQVSMVINGNSFCGGFIISQDYVMTAAHCVQNTAPARIRLRVGSTRRDSGGRIVRVANVVVHPQYGRPRFDNDIAVLRLARPLTFDANIQPIRLPAIRQAVPLVRLTVTGWGLTAPGGRRIPRTMMEANVPVVPHWLCRLSYGESLTNNMFCGGHFLIGGVSSCQGDSGGPAVFRGTAFGVVSFARGCALPLSPTVFTNIASLRNWVTENTGV; encoded by the exons ATGTTCCGGAGATCTGTGTTTTTGTTTCTGTGTTTATTGACTGTTGTTG ATGTCCAAGAAGTAATAGAAGCAGATGCAGAAGCTACTGATAATGTTCAGAATACAGACGGCCAAGAACTTGATGTGGAGTTGGAGGCAGCTTGTCCAGAACTTAGTGGTCAGATCATAGGTGGTAGAGCCACGTCGGTAAACAGGCATCCCTACCAAGTGTCCATGGTGATCAATGGGAACTCGTTCTGTGGAGGGTTCATCATCAGCCAGGATTATGTGATGACGGCGGCGCATTGTGTACAGAA cacAGCGCCTGCCCGCATTCGTCTCCGTGTCGGCAGTACTCGCCGTGACTCTGGCGGTCGTATCGTCCGAGTGGCAAACGTTGTCGTCCACCCTCAGTACGGCAGGCCGAGGTTCGACAACGACATAGCAGTGCTGCGACTGGCCAGGCCGTTGACCTTTGATGCTAATATACAGCCTATTAGACTGCCGGCGATCAGACAAGCGGTGCCGTTGGTGAGGCTGACTGTTACTGGATGGGGTTTGACTGCG CCTGGAGGTCGGCGTATCCCTCGTACTATGATGGAAGCCAACGTGCCTGTAGTGCCTCACTGGCTCTGTCGACTGTCTTACGGAGAATCACTGACCAACAACATGTTCTGTGGAGGACACTTCCTTATTGGAGGAGTATCTTCTTGTCAG GGTGACTCCGGTGGTCCAGCAGTATTTAGAGGAACAGCTTTCGGTGTGGTGTCCTTCGCACGAGGATGTGCCCTTCCTCTATCACCAACCGTCTTCACCAACATAGCGTCTCTCAGGAATTGGGTGACGGAAAACACAGGAGTTTGA
- the LOC142974232 gene encoding beta-1,4-glucuronyltransferase 1, which translates to MGRRDKVWTWRCQWSVVSIAAIALVVYNAVANMWLLHPPSCPMHTTPPPSDPPTCEPCIDTVPNAALDDDPISRLDLRLGRWDGSRAYRLFDYATVGDLYPEVSSNRRVCLATQSSIERLHELLRIAAHWTGPISVAVFVAGDELRLLRAFATWLFRCQPEIYSRLALHVSMPAERPGLHGSMPVWARDCETKPLPPGERRADTVAWRARHPYPQNHLRNLARKNCHTPYVFLVDVDIVPSRGMAEALDKFLGTTPKCPLCAYVVPTYELDRRVANFPANKSELIRLSRSKLAIPFHRKVFIYNQYASNFSKWEATGGNESLETHVSHNVTNFELLYEPFYVAPDTVPAHDERFLGYGFTRNTQVYEMFLIGYQFRVLSPIFTIHWGLQARRNRPLWREKQNEKNRKHFETFKRELFARYRKDPLHLLRRPQQAKKT; encoded by the exons ATGGGCAGAAGAGACAAAGTG TGGACATGGCGCTGCCAATGGAGCGTAGTATCTATAGCTGCCATAGCGCTGGTGGTGTACAACGCCGTTGCAAACATGTGGCTCCTCCACCCTCCCTCCTGTCCCATGCACACAACCCCACCCCCCTCAGACCCTCCCACCTGCGAGCCTTGCATCGACACAGTCCCCAACGCAGCGTTAGATGACGACCCCATCTCCAGGCTGGATCTACGCCTTGGAAGGTGGGACGGTTCCCGAGCGTACAGACTCTTCGACTACGCGACCGTTGGAGACTTATACCCTGAAGTTTCATCAAACCGAAGAGTGTGTCTCGCGACACAAAGCAGTATAGAAAGACTTCACGAGTTGTTAAGAATAGCAGCTCACTGGACTGGACCTATTTCAGTAGCAGTCTTCGTGGCTGGAGACGAATTGAGGCTACTCAGAGCTTTTGCCACTTGGTTGTTTAGATGTCAACCAGAAATATACTCTAGATTAGCATTACATGTGTCCATGCCGGCTGAAAGACCAGGCTTGCATGGATCAATGCCGGTTTGGGCGAGGGATTGTGAAACGAAACCTTTGCCTCCTGGAGAGAGGAGAGCGGATACAGTTGCTTGGAGAGCGAGGCATCCATACCCACAGAATCATTTAAGGAATTTAGCAAGGAAGAACTGCCATACGCCTTATGTATTCCTGGTAGATGTGGATATAGTACCTTCAAGAGGTATGGCCGAAGCTCTAGACAAGTTCTTGGGGACTACTCCTAAATGTCCGCTCTGTGCCTATGTTGTACCTACTTATGAATTAGATCGAAGAGTCGCCAACTTCCCCGCGAATAAGTCTGAGCTGATCCGGCTCTCTAGAAGTAAACTGGCGATACCATTTCATAGAAAAGTGTTTATTTACAACCAGTATGCTTCGAATTTTTCAAA ATGGGAAGCAACAGGCGGCAACGAGAGCCTGGAGACTCACGTGAGCCACAATGTGACGAACTTCGAGCTGCTGTACGAGCCGTTCTACGTGGCTCCAGACACCGTGCCTGCTCATGATGAGAGGTTCCTTGGCTACGGGTTCACCAGGAATACGCAG GTATACGAGATGTTCTTAATAGGATACCAGTTCAGGGTCCTTTCCCCAATTTTCACGATACACTGGGGCCTCCAGGCTCGGAGGAACCGCCCTCTTTGGAGGGAGAAACAGAACGAAAAGAACAGAAAACACTTCGAAACATTCAAGAGGGAACTCTTCGCGAGGTATAGAAAAGACCCTCTGCATTTATTGAGGAGACCTCAGCAGGCTAAGAAGACCTAG
- the LOC142974234 gene encoding ribosomal RNA-processing protein 8 isoform X1 → MFKTPEWEDDVPKTHTSFMKKSEKKDKPAKDVTPKVSLKVNKVKSKKPPPTKLKSSPKVNKFNNKPSVVKTNSPRVNNVKEKRNIPTVNGNNKPMQRNQEKKPKKAKKRKHNQEETQDLDQNPDTQNFDELLLNAKKKKFNEVIENEDQEDLLFSDSSQKKKKKKKVINNTNVNNNEVKREVMSKKMKLKAMLDSNRSKINVGNKSNALRERMLERLKAAQFRYLNEKLYTSSGCEAQQLFQNDPAAFQTYHQGYQLQVKKWPVNPLDVIVKKIMKMPKTHLIADMGCGEAALSRRIPHSVRSFDLVSSAPGVEACDMARTPLLTASVDVAVYCLALMGTDLTQYLVEANRVLKLGGHLLIAEVESRFDNVENFTKEVSRLGFKLKQLDKSNKVFFFMEFTKTGAPPVKKGKLPAFTLKPCLYKKR, encoded by the exons atgtttAAAACACCGGAATGGGAGGACGACGTTCCCAAAACTCATAcaagttttatgaaaaaaagtgAG aAAAAAGATAAGCCAGCAAAAGATGTGACTCCAAAAGTATCACTAAAAGTTAACAAAGTAAAATCAAAGAAACCACCTCCAACCAAGTTAAAATCGTCGCCTAAAGTgaataaattcaataacaagCCATCAGTAGTCAAAACAAACTCACCAAGagttaataatgttaaagaaaaGAGAAACATTCCCACGGTAAATGGAAACAACAAACCAATGCAAAGGAATCAAGAGAAAAAGCCAAAGAAGGCGAAAAAACGAAAACACAATCAAGAAGAGACACAAGATCTTGATCAGAATCCTGATACACAGAACTTTGACGAGTTATTATTAAATGCTAAGAAAAAGAAGTTTAATGAAGTCATAGAGAATGAAGATCAAGAGGATTTGTTGTTCTCTGACAGTTCtcagaagaaaaagaagaagaagaaagtaattaataatacaaatgtaaacaataatgAGGTTAAACGGGAGGTGATGTCTAAGAAGATGAAATTGAAGGCAATGTTGGACAGTAATAggagtaaaataaatgtaggcaATAAGAGTAACGCACTTAGAGAAAGGATGTTGGAAAGGCTAAAAG CTGCCCAATTCAGGTACTTAAATGAGAAGCTGTACACATCATCAGGGTGTGAAGCCCAGCAGCTGTTCCAGAATGACCCGGCCGCATTCCAGACATACCATCAAGGATACCAGCTGCAAGTCAAGAAGTGGCCAGTCAACCCACTTGATGTTATTGTTAAGAAGATTATGAAAAT GCCCAAAACCCATCTAATAGCAGACATGGGTTGTGGAGAAGCGGCTCTATCCCGGCGCATCCCGCACTCGGTCCGTTCGTTCGACCTGGTGTCGTCGGCGCCCGGCGTGGAGGCGTGCGACATGGCGCGGACGCCGCTACTCACCGCGTCTGTGGACGTCGCCGTGTACTGCCTCGCGCTCATGGGCACCGACCTCACGCAGTATTTGGTTGAAGCTAATAGGGTGCTGAAGTTGGG TGGCCACCTCCTCATAGCCGAAGTGGAGAGTCGTTTCGACAACGTAGAGAACTTCACCAAGGAAGTATCCCGTCTCGGCTTCAAGCTCAAACAGCTGGATAAAAGTAACAAAGTGTTTTTCTTTATGGAGTTTACTAAGACAGGAGCCCCGCCTGTTAAGAAGGGCAAGCTGCCCGCGTTTACACTCAAACCTTGCTTGTATAAGAAACGGTGA
- the LOC142974234 gene encoding ribosomal RNA-processing protein 8 isoform X3, which translates to MQRNQEKKPKKAKKRKHNQEETQDLDQNPDTQNFDELLLNAKKKKFNEVIENEDQEDLLFSDSSQKKKKKKKVINNTNVNNNEVKREVMSKKMKLKAMLDSNRSKINVGNKSNALRERMLERLKAAQFRYLNEKLYTSSGCEAQQLFQNDPAAFQTYHQGYQLQVKKWPVNPLDVIVKKIMKMPKTHLIADMGCGEAALSRRIPHSVRSFDLVSSAPGVEACDMARTPLLTASVDVAVYCLALMGTDLTQYLVEANRVLKLGGHLLIAEVESRFDNVENFTKEVSRLGFKLKQLDKSNKVFFFMEFTKTGAPPVKKGKLPAFTLKPCLYKKR; encoded by the exons ATGCAAAGGAATCAAGAGAAAAAGCCAAAGAAGGCGAAAAAACGAAAACACAATCAAGAAGAGACACAAGATCTTGATCAGAATCCTGATACACAGAACTTTGACGAGTTATTATTAAATGCTAAGAAAAAGAAGTTTAATGAAGTCATAGAGAATGAAGATCAAGAGGATTTGTTGTTCTCTGACAGTTCtcagaagaaaaagaagaagaagaaagtaattaataatacaaatgtaaacaataatgAGGTTAAACGGGAGGTGATGTCTAAGAAGATGAAATTGAAGGCAATGTTGGACAGTAATAggagtaaaataaatgtaggcaATAAGAGTAACGCACTTAGAGAAAGGATGTTGGAAAGGCTAAAAG CTGCCCAATTCAGGTACTTAAATGAGAAGCTGTACACATCATCAGGGTGTGAAGCCCAGCAGCTGTTCCAGAATGACCCGGCCGCATTCCAGACATACCATCAAGGATACCAGCTGCAAGTCAAGAAGTGGCCAGTCAACCCACTTGATGTTATTGTTAAGAAGATTATGAAAAT GCCCAAAACCCATCTAATAGCAGACATGGGTTGTGGAGAAGCGGCTCTATCCCGGCGCATCCCGCACTCGGTCCGTTCGTTCGACCTGGTGTCGTCGGCGCCCGGCGTGGAGGCGTGCGACATGGCGCGGACGCCGCTACTCACCGCGTCTGTGGACGTCGCCGTGTACTGCCTCGCGCTCATGGGCACCGACCTCACGCAGTATTTGGTTGAAGCTAATAGGGTGCTGAAGTTGGG TGGCCACCTCCTCATAGCCGAAGTGGAGAGTCGTTTCGACAACGTAGAGAACTTCACCAAGGAAGTATCCCGTCTCGGCTTCAAGCTCAAACAGCTGGATAAAAGTAACAAAGTGTTTTTCTTTATGGAGTTTACTAAGACAGGAGCCCCGCCTGTTAAGAAGGGCAAGCTGCCCGCGTTTACACTCAAACCTTGCTTGTATAAGAAACGGTGA